The Cohnella abietis genome has a segment encoding these proteins:
- a CDS encoding acyl-CoA dehydrogenase family protein produces the protein MSTLTSPEKEQYWIDVAVELSAQFALTAAEIDRKAELPKDNLRLLFERGLDTAILPEEKGGAGISYATFGRIVFEIARGCSSTACIWLMNTSAAESLITLSNPDTSEFYLQQWKQGKRFANALSEPTSGNLFLTPVQEAKPLGDGDWSLDGAKRFVSGAELADFFLVNASIDGAPAFFGVERDETVEIHEIWDALGMRGTRSQLIGFNQTRLKAANRFGQVVSNRQNLIALGLPWLSLGIAQAAYDALKVQAAGKKLSDGKPLTHVQWIQYETAEAHVKLKAAKLLAQHLLELADAGSEQTIVVSMEAKILANQVAKEVADLGLRVGGGLAFTRSLPFERHLRDAQAGGLMAYSSEMCKLFVGKFELNVRDE, from the coding sequence ATGAGTACCCTGACTTCACCAGAGAAGGAACAATATTGGATCGATGTAGCGGTGGAGCTGTCAGCGCAATTTGCACTGACAGCAGCCGAGATAGATCGCAAGGCAGAGCTGCCAAAGGATAACCTACGGCTACTGTTTGAACGAGGCTTGGACACAGCGATATTGCCAGAAGAGAAGGGCGGCGCGGGAATTTCTTACGCCACGTTCGGGCGTATCGTCTTTGAAATTGCGCGAGGATGCTCGTCTACGGCTTGCATATGGCTAATGAACACATCTGCAGCGGAATCTCTTATTACTTTATCCAATCCCGATACATCGGAGTTTTATTTGCAGCAATGGAAGCAAGGAAAACGCTTTGCAAATGCGCTAAGTGAGCCAACCTCCGGGAACCTGTTTCTTACTCCTGTACAGGAGGCGAAGCCGCTCGGAGACGGTGATTGGAGCTTGGACGGCGCGAAACGATTCGTCTCCGGAGCCGAATTAGCAGACTTTTTTCTAGTCAATGCGAGCATTGATGGGGCTCCCGCTTTCTTCGGCGTAGAACGTGATGAAACGGTTGAAATTCACGAAATTTGGGATGCGCTTGGTATGAGAGGCACGAGAAGCCAATTGATCGGGTTTAACCAGACGCGGTTGAAGGCAGCGAATCGATTCGGCCAAGTTGTCTCTAATCGCCAGAATTTGATTGCACTCGGACTTCCATGGCTTTCTCTAGGTATCGCTCAAGCGGCATACGATGCACTGAAAGTACAAGCCGCAGGGAAGAAGCTGTCTGACGGCAAGCCTTTGACCCATGTCCAATGGATTCAATACGAGACGGCAGAGGCTCACGTTAAACTGAAGGCGGCCAAGCTATTGGCGCAGCATCTGCTGGAGCTGGCAGACGCAGGATCTGAGCAAACAATCGTTGTTTCGATGGAAGCGAAAATATTGGCTAATCAGGTAGCCAAAGAAGTCGCGGACCTTGGGCTTCGCGTTGGCGGAGGTCTTGCATTCACTCGGTCGTTGCCATTCGAGCGGCATTTGCGTGACGCACAGGCGGGTGGTTTAATGGCGTACTCCAGCGAGATGTGCAAGCTGTTCGTTGGTAAGTTCGAGCTGAACGTAAGGGATGAGTAG
- a CDS encoding RluA family pseudouridine synthase, translating to MSSEDNGNTSYYAPINIIANASDEGRQLRDILRKRIGISRRLMVKLKTSDEGLLVNGQKVWPNHQISEGDVISLRMETEVSETILPQPMELDIVFEDEHLLVLNKPAGVIVHPTTGHYLNTLANGVMHYWQERGERIRFRPVHRLDEHTSGLVIIAKHSLAQQQLSAQMMEGTVTKEYRTFVYGRPAELEGEINGPIGRQTEDPHRRVVREDGAPSLTFYKVTDTYLDQASAVDIRLGTGRTHQIRVHMTSIGCPIIGDSYYTDEKWLETELASSLSETITRQALHAARLGFKHPITGEEMVLEAALPEDMKRLERELEKLVHT from the coding sequence ATGTCTTCCGAAGATAATGGAAATACCAGCTATTATGCTCCAATTAACATCATTGCCAATGCTTCCGATGAGGGGCGACAATTAAGGGACATCCTCCGGAAAAGGATCGGCATTTCTAGACGACTAATGGTGAAGCTGAAGACGTCGGATGAAGGGCTGCTGGTTAACGGACAGAAGGTTTGGCCGAACCATCAGATTTCCGAAGGGGACGTCATTAGCCTGCGCATGGAAACAGAAGTATCCGAGACCATATTGCCTCAGCCAATGGAGCTCGACATCGTTTTCGAGGATGAGCATTTACTAGTATTGAATAAGCCGGCTGGCGTTATTGTACATCCGACAACGGGACATTACTTGAATACTCTCGCTAACGGGGTTATGCATTATTGGCAGGAGCGAGGAGAAAGAATTCGATTTCGTCCCGTACACCGCTTAGATGAGCACACATCAGGTTTAGTTATTATAGCTAAGCATTCTCTAGCACAGCAGCAATTGTCGGCTCAGATGATGGAGGGCACCGTAACGAAGGAGTATCGGACATTCGTCTATGGTCGTCCGGCTGAGCTTGAAGGTGAAATTAACGGGCCAATTGGCAGACAAACGGAAGATCCCCATCGTCGTGTCGTAAGGGAAGATGGAGCTCCTTCACTGACATTCTATAAAGTAACGGATACGTATCTCGATCAAGCTAGTGCGGTTGATATTCGCTTGGGGACCGGGAGGACGCATCAGATTAGGGTTCATATGACCTCTATAGGCTGTCCGATCATCGGAGACAGCTACTATACGGACGAGAAGTGGCTGGAAACTGAGCTTGCCTCTAGTCTATCTGAAACAATTACACGCCAGGCGTTGCACGCTGCTCGGCTCGGCTTTAAGCATCCGATTACAGGGGAAGAAATGGTGCTGGAGGCAGCTTTACCAGAGGACATGAAGCGGCTGGAGCGGGAGCTGGAAAAGCTTGTACATACTTAA
- a CDS encoding cob(I)yrinic acid a,c-diamide adenosyltransferase, producing the protein MKIYTRTGDEGKTSVIGGRVMKDDIRVEAYGTIDELNSFVGQTISVLVRETTVDWVDLLEHLTLIQHELFDCGSDLSYAEPIPEKMKVTPVMTERLEALIDHYEGQTPPITRFILPGGSEPASLFHVCRTVCRRAERRLVSLAAEQDCPEEVGKYLNRLSDFFFTVARAANARLGHLDVEYERGAQVFRRGS; encoded by the coding sequence ATGAAAATATATACACGGACAGGTGACGAAGGAAAAACGTCGGTCATAGGCGGACGCGTCATGAAGGACGATATTCGTGTTGAGGCTTATGGAACAATTGATGAATTAAACAGCTTTGTCGGGCAAACGATATCCGTCTTAGTCAGGGAGACGACGGTCGATTGGGTCGATCTACTCGAACATCTTACACTCATTCAGCACGAGCTGTTCGATTGCGGCTCTGATCTTTCTTATGCAGAACCCATACCCGAGAAAATGAAGGTCACGCCAGTGATGACGGAGCGATTGGAAGCTTTGATTGATCATTATGAAGGGCAAACCCCGCCGATAACGAGATTTATTTTGCCAGGGGGCAGTGAGCCTGCTTCTCTATTTCACGTATGCCGAACTGTATGCCGTCGCGCGGAGAGAAGGCTAGTGTCGCTGGCCGCTGAGCAAGACTGTCCGGAAGAGGTTGGCAAATACTTAAATCGACTATCTGATTTTTTCTTTACTGTTGCACGGGCGGCTAATGCCCGCCTTGGTCATCTTGACGTGGAGTACGAACGAGGTGCGCAAGTTTTTAGGCGGGGGTCTTAA
- a CDS encoding LLM class flavin-dependent oxidoreductase translates to MAKQIRLNAFDVNAAMHNSHGLWKHPESERYRYKDLKYWVEMAQLLERGLFDALFLADVYGFYDIYRGSRDAALRDAIQAPINDPSLIIPTMAYATKHLSFAVTVPTTYEQPYAHARRMTTLDHLTNGRIGWNVVTSFLPSAARNFGLDKMISHDERYDIADEYLEVVYKLWEGSWEDEAVIRDAVRGIYTDPSKVHEIHHEGKHYRVPGPHLSEPSPQRTPVLYQAGASPRGRAFAAKHAECVFIDGHSYESMKFYVDDIRAQAVAYGRHPDDIKVFMALSTIVGTTAKEAEEKLRELTSLSSEEGPQAIYGGYTGIDLSKGDPNQILTFQATDHGQTVLARYTKMSPKEMTYGEVIESVKKIGGRAVVLTGSAEQVADQMQTWMEKTGIDGFNLGHLVTPGSLKEVIDLVVPILQERGVYKREYEQGTMREKLFGAGQSRLSERHPGASYRYK, encoded by the coding sequence ATGGCAAAGCAAATTAGACTTAACGCTTTTGACGTGAATGCGGCCATGCATAACTCACACGGCTTGTGGAAGCATCCGGAGAGCGAGAGATATCGGTATAAGGATTTGAAATATTGGGTTGAGATGGCTCAATTACTAGAACGAGGTTTGTTCGATGCTCTGTTTCTTGCCGATGTATATGGCTTCTATGATATTTATCGTGGAAGCCGAGATGCTGCCCTCCGGGACGCTATTCAAGCGCCAATTAACGACCCATCGCTCATTATCCCTACGATGGCTTACGCAACAAAGCATTTAAGCTTTGCTGTGACCGTTCCGACAACTTATGAGCAGCCCTATGCCCACGCTAGGAGAATGACTACGTTAGATCATCTGACGAACGGCCGAATTGGCTGGAACGTAGTCACCTCCTTCTTACCTAGCGCGGCTCGCAATTTTGGACTCGATAAGATGATTAGCCACGATGAACGCTATGATATTGCAGATGAATATTTGGAGGTCGTCTACAAGCTGTGGGAAGGTAGCTGGGAGGATGAAGCTGTAATAAGGGACGCTGTTAGAGGGATTTACACGGACCCTTCCAAGGTTCATGAGATCCACCATGAAGGCAAGCATTATCGCGTGCCGGGCCCTCATCTTAGTGAGCCGTCCCCTCAGCGTACGCCCGTCTTGTATCAAGCCGGAGCATCCCCTAGGGGAAGGGCATTCGCGGCGAAGCATGCGGAATGTGTTTTTATTGACGGACATTCCTATGAGAGCATGAAATTTTACGTCGATGATATTCGAGCGCAGGCCGTTGCTTACGGTCGACATCCTGACGATATTAAAGTGTTTATGGCACTCAGCACAATTGTGGGAACGACGGCTAAGGAAGCAGAAGAGAAGCTCCGTGAGCTGACTTCGCTTAGTAGCGAGGAAGGGCCGCAGGCGATCTATGGTGGCTATACAGGCATCGACTTGTCTAAGGGTGATCCGAATCAGATTTTGACTTTTCAGGCTACTGATCATGGGCAAACCGTATTAGCACGTTATACGAAAATGTCTCCCAAAGAAATGACATATGGGGAAGTTATTGAGTCGGTTAAGAAAATCGGTGGCAGGGCGGTTGTGCTAACTGGCTCCGCTGAGCAGGTCGCAGATCAGATGCAGACCTGGATGGAGAAAACAGGCATCGACGGATTTAATTTAGGTCATCTTGTGACACCAGGCAGCTTAAAGGAAGTCATTGATTTAGTTGTTCCGATTTTACAGGAACGAGGGGTATACAAACGGGAGTATGAGCAAGGTACGATGCGAGAGAAGCTATTTGGGGCTGGGCAAAGCCGGCTGTCTGAGCGGCATCCTGGCGCTAGCTACCGATATAAGTGA
- a CDS encoding ABC transporter ATP-binding protein: MEVLGLKNVSKTYRNGTVAVQEANLSIHEGEFVSFVGPSGCGKSTIFRMAAGLSQPTAGQIDILGGTPEQARTSNSISCVFQEATLLPWVSVSENITLPLQLRKQPRKQQLEEAERVLQLVGLQDYAKALPRELSGGMKMRVSIARALVAKPKILFMDEPFGALDEITRQTLQEELLTIWQKTEQMTILFVTHNAFEAVYLSNRIMVMTPRPGRISDEIAINIPYPRGEQFRAHSDFSNYVRQVSESLRH; the protein is encoded by the coding sequence GTGGAGGTTCTTGGACTAAAGAATGTTTCCAAAACGTACAGGAATGGAACGGTTGCCGTCCAAGAAGCAAACCTAAGTATTCATGAAGGGGAGTTTGTATCCTTCGTAGGTCCTTCCGGCTGCGGAAAGTCGACGATATTTCGCATGGCAGCGGGTTTGTCGCAACCGACAGCAGGACAAATTGATATTTTGGGAGGCACGCCAGAGCAAGCAAGAACGAGCAATTCGATTTCTTGCGTTTTCCAAGAAGCAACGCTGCTCCCTTGGGTTTCGGTCAGCGAGAACATAACGCTGCCCTTACAGCTTCGAAAGCAGCCGCGCAAGCAACAGCTGGAAGAGGCCGAGCGGGTGTTGCAGCTAGTAGGTCTGCAGGATTATGCGAAGGCGCTACCTCGGGAGCTTTCAGGTGGAATGAAGATGCGTGTCTCAATCGCGCGTGCACTCGTTGCCAAGCCCAAGATTTTATTCATGGACGAGCCGTTCGGAGCGCTAGATGAAATTACAAGACAGACGCTGCAGGAAGAGCTGCTGACGATCTGGCAGAAAACCGAGCAAATGACGATTTTATTCGTCACGCACAATGCTTTCGAGGCAGTGTATCTATCGAATCGGATTATGGTTATGACACCGCGACCTGGTCGGATATCCGATGAGATCGCGATTAATATTCCTTACCCTCGCGGCGAGCAGTTCCGCGCTCATTCGGACTTCAGCAATTATGTCCGTCAAGTGAGCGAGTCGCTTAGACATTGA
- a CDS encoding ABC transporter permease, with amino-acid sequence MNRLRTGSFSRIFPPFAAFVVFVGLWQLIVAQAEIPPYLLPKPSDIVEAVVSNWRSLLGSVYTTTLETILGFLFSVVGGVLGAILLASSKMIERSIYPYAIVLQTIPIVAVAPIIVIWFDAGLRSIVIIAFLIGFCPMLSNTLIGLNSTDQNLKNLFHLYNASKWQTMWKLRIPAALPYIVGGLKISCSLCVIGAIVGEYVAGVGGGQGGLGYAITYAAMRIQTPYLFACGLMASVLGIAFYQLVSFFSRRLLGSWHESELRTDMD; translated from the coding sequence TTGAATAGGCTTAGAACGGGAAGCTTTAGTCGTATTTTCCCACCTTTCGCTGCATTTGTCGTATTCGTTGGCTTATGGCAGCTCATCGTTGCGCAAGCGGAAATTCCGCCATATTTACTGCCTAAGCCATCCGATATCGTTGAAGCGGTCGTCTCCAACTGGAGAAGCTTGCTGGGCTCGGTGTATACGACAACACTCGAAACGATTCTAGGCTTCTTGTTCTCCGTTGTCGGAGGAGTGCTAGGCGCGATTCTGCTCGCCAGCTCTAAGATGATAGAGAGAAGTATTTACCCCTATGCAATCGTATTGCAGACGATTCCGATCGTAGCGGTGGCTCCGATTATTGTTATTTGGTTCGACGCCGGACTTCGGTCCATCGTCATAATCGCGTTTCTGATCGGTTTCTGCCCAATGCTGTCTAACACTTTAATCGGGCTGAACTCCACGGATCAGAATCTGAAAAACCTATTTCATCTCTATAATGCTTCGAAATGGCAGACGATGTGGAAGCTACGAATTCCTGCAGCTCTCCCTTACATCGTAGGAGGCTTGAAAATTTCCTGCTCCCTTTGTGTCATAGGCGCTATCGTCGGAGAATACGTAGCTGGTGTCGGTGGCGGTCAGGGAGGACTCGGCTATGCAATCACTTACGCGGCTATGCGTATCCAAACACCGTATTTGTTTGCATGTGGTCTTATGGCATCAGTGCTTGGGATTGCTTTCTATCAGCTCGTAAGCTTTTTCTCCCGCAGACTGCTTGGCTCATGGCATGAATCTGAGCTGAGAACGGATATGGATTAA
- a CDS encoding bifunctional adenosylcobinamide kinase/adenosylcobinamide-phosphate guanylyltransferase has protein sequence MLWLITGGIGCGKSEFAHELALTVGREGIRLSCPPFPEGRTRTKHRDVDNEPHFPWTYTDADETLANKLNAINMESNIFRADRRVIVMDSLSGWLRGLYEQIQEDTPEADNRIDRAWQEVLAAILSFEGKMIVITEEISAGLSMSLREQGYAYRLAAANRRLLEASTTLYRMTAGMATEVKGYRLKRGTLVDENIYTDR, from the coding sequence ATGCTATGGTTAATTACGGGTGGAATCGGCTGCGGGAAATCTGAATTCGCACACGAGCTGGCTCTGACAGTGGGGCGTGAAGGTATTCGATTGTCATGTCCCCCTTTTCCTGAGGGACGAACGCGAACTAAGCATCGGGATGTGGATAACGAGCCCCATTTTCCTTGGACATACACAGATGCCGATGAGACGCTGGCGAATAAGCTGAATGCCATCAATATGGAATCGAATATTTTTCGAGCAGATCGACGCGTTATCGTAATGGATAGCTTATCTGGCTGGCTCCGTGGTTTGTATGAACAAATTCAAGAGGATACCCCAGAAGCGGATAACCGAATAGATAGAGCTTGGCAAGAGGTGTTGGCGGCTATTCTTTCTTTTGAAGGAAAAATGATTGTGATAACGGAGGAAATTTCAGCAGGATTATCGATGAGCTTGCGGGAACAAGGCTATGCCTACAGACTAGCGGCTGCTAACCGCAGGCTGCTGGAGGCTAGCACGACTCTATATCGCATGACAGCCGGCATGGCGACTGAAGTTAAAGGTTATCGATTGAAACGGGGGACATTAGTGGATGAAAATATATACACGGACAGGTGA
- a CDS encoding transposase: protein MAAANRRRFTPQQKAHIISKLLEEQSSITELALEYDIHPLVLGRWRKHALDNLSKLFENDHKKQEKLKSDHEQQLAEMQAEIDQLTMQLEWLKQATISRLSKEDRNEFINKDETSLPIRTQTALLGLSRSTLYYQMNHTSSRKSKLVDHLSEMKQLPLYLFAGLGMEQQQRSTRENEVSKLKIQNGWMDVFGGYH from the coding sequence ATGGCGGCAGCTAACAGAAGAAGATTTACACCCCAGCAAAAGGCGCACATTATATCCAAGCTTCTTGAGGAACAAAGCAGTATCACCGAGTTAGCCTTGGAATATGACATCCACCCTCTAGTGTTAGGTCGATGGAGAAAGCATGCCTTGGATAATCTATCCAAACTATTCGAGAACGATCATAAGAAGCAAGAGAAGCTGAAATCCGACCATGAGCAGCAGCTCGCGGAAATGCAGGCGGAGATCGATCAATTAACTATGCAGCTTGAGTGGCTGAAGCAGGCAACGATATCGAGATTATCTAAGGAAGACCGTAACGAGTTCATTAATAAAGACGAAACAAGCTTACCTATCCGAACCCAAACAGCCCTTCTCGGACTGAGCCGGTCAACGCTGTATTATCAGATGAATCATACTTCCTCCCGAAAATCCAAGCTCGTAGACCATTTAAGTGAGATGAAGCAGCTTCCTCTTTATCTCTTCGCAGGCTTAGGGATGGAGCAGCAGCAAAGATCGACTCGGGAAAATGAAGTGTCTAAGCTGAAAATACAGAACGGTTGGATGGACGTATTTGGCGGATATCATTAA
- a CDS encoding 5'-3' exonuclease — MLVDGMALLFRGYFANSYGGYIRKTKAGLPTNAVFGFVKYLLDACKTFNPTHIVCCWDLGSKTFRTDKFDGYKANRPAAPTDLIPQFDLVKEVVTGFNIPNISFPGYEADDCIGTLSRQLSEHMEVLVLTGDHDMLQLVDERVKVIIMKKGASNYAVYDAEKLLEEKQLTAKQFIDLKGLIGDTSDNYPGVKGIGEKTATKLLVEYVSIEGILDNLEQLPKGVKAKIEAEIDMLHLCRELATISCDAPVSCLPDDCFWQPDHAKIFTMFEELEFNSLVKDVSRFIAVS; from the coding sequence ATGCTTGTCGATGGGATGGCTTTATTGTTTCGTGGATACTTCGCAAATTCATATGGAGGATATATTCGCAAAACAAAAGCAGGCTTGCCGACCAACGCGGTATTCGGCTTCGTGAAATATTTACTGGATGCTTGCAAAACCTTTAATCCGACGCATATCGTCTGCTGTTGGGATTTAGGCAGCAAAACCTTCCGTACAGATAAGTTCGATGGTTATAAAGCTAATCGCCCTGCAGCGCCGACAGATCTGATTCCGCAATTCGATTTGGTGAAAGAGGTTGTTACAGGCTTTAATATTCCGAATATTAGTTTCCCTGGGTATGAAGCGGATGACTGTATAGGCACCTTATCCAGACAATTGAGCGAGCATATGGAAGTGCTCGTTCTGACCGGAGATCACGATATGCTGCAGCTGGTAGACGAGCGTGTGAAGGTCATTATTATGAAAAAAGGTGCGTCCAACTACGCTGTTTACGATGCGGAGAAGCTATTGGAAGAAAAGCAGCTGACTGCCAAGCAATTCATTGATCTCAAGGGGCTCATCGGAGATACCTCGGACAATTACCCGGGTGTGAAGGGGATTGGTGAGAAAACGGCGACTAAGCTGCTAGTTGAATATGTTTCTATAGAGGGCATTCTCGACAACCTTGAGCAGCTACCGAAAGGTGTAAAGGCCAAGATCGAAGCCGAGATCGATATGCTACATCTTTGCCGTGAATTGGCTACAATTAGCTGTGACGCGCCGGTAAGCTGTTTGCCTGACGATTGCTTCTGGCAGCCGGATCATGCAAAAATTTTCACCATGTTCGAGGAATTGGAATTCAATAGTCTCGTTAAAGACGTAAGTCGGTTTATCGCTGTATCGTGA
- a CDS encoding aminotransferase class I/II-fold pyridoxal phosphate-dependent enzyme produces MKKQSFRSTRLDRLGSAIFAEVAQWKQEAKSKGLTIINLDIGSPDQPPVEELRSALANASLRSDTYRYPGTEGTLAFRQTVAKWFQHRFGVELDPHEEVLSLMGTQDGLAHLPLAISDPGDAALLPDPGYPVYGAGLAVAGVEAIPLPLLEENGYLPDFEAIPQSIWDKVKFMILNYPSNPLSATADLAFFERAVHTARKHGVLLVHDNAYSEMAFDGQRPPSVLEIPGAFDIAIEFHSLSKSYHLAGTRLGFAVGNREVLSSLRALKNNIDFGVFLGAQEAGIAALEMDIRDSKPIARVYESRRDVFVKALHEQGWNVPTPSATMFLWARVPEGWSSRAFSQSLLTSTGVASIPGNAFGSLGEGYVRLAMVEPEHVLLEAAQRIGGFIRTAQPE; encoded by the coding sequence ATGAAGAAGCAATCGTTTCGCTCCACGCGGCTTGATCGGTTAGGCTCCGCGATATTCGCCGAAGTGGCGCAATGGAAACAAGAAGCAAAGAGTAAGGGCTTGACCATTATTAATCTAGATATCGGCAGCCCGGATCAGCCCCCAGTAGAGGAGCTCCGCTCCGCTCTTGCGAATGCTAGCCTACGGTCCGATACTTATCGTTATCCGGGAACGGAAGGCACCTTAGCATTCAGGCAAACGGTTGCTAAGTGGTTCCAGCATCGTTTCGGAGTAGAGCTCGATCCACACGAGGAAGTGCTCTCGTTAATGGGTACACAGGATGGGCTGGCTCACTTGCCGCTCGCGATCAGCGATCCTGGGGATGCCGCGTTATTGCCTGACCCAGGTTATCCGGTTTACGGTGCTGGACTAGCCGTCGCCGGAGTCGAAGCGATTCCGTTGCCATTGCTAGAGGAAAACGGCTACTTACCCGACTTCGAGGCCATTCCTCAGAGCATATGGGATAAAGTTAAATTCATGATATTGAACTATCCAAGCAATCCCTTATCAGCTACAGCAGATTTGGCGTTCTTTGAACGTGCGGTACATACCGCTCGCAAGCATGGCGTGCTGCTCGTTCACGACAATGCATACAGCGAGATGGCCTTCGATGGTCAACGTCCTCCGAGTGTGCTTGAAATACCGGGAGCTTTCGATATCGCAATAGAGTTTCATTCCCTATCCAAATCGTATCACTTGGCGGGAACACGTCTAGGCTTCGCGGTAGGCAACCGGGAGGTACTATCCTCGCTTCGTGCTCTGAAGAATAACATCGATTTTGGCGTATTTTTAGGGGCACAAGAGGCTGGCATTGCAGCATTAGAAATGGATATTCGTGATTCCAAGCCTATAGCCAGAGTTTACGAGAGTCGTAGAGATGTATTTGTTAAAGCTCTGCACGAGCAAGGATGGAATGTTCCGACACCTTCAGCGACGATGTTCCTATGGGCTCGGGTTCCTGAGGGGTGGTCATCGCGGGCGTTCTCGCAATCTTTACTTACTTCAACAGGGGTTGCATCTATACCAGGCAATGCCTTTGGTAGTTTGGGAGAAGGATATGTACGGCTAGCAATGGTGGAGCCTGAGCATGTGTTGCTAGAGGCTGCACAGAGGATTGGTGGATTTATCCGCACGGCACAACCGGAATAA
- a CDS encoding ABC transporter substrate-binding protein — translation MKKASIPFILMIILAIVVVAGCGNNKNTDSKPEASSESPKASEAVSSPESASPEASKELKKITVQLGWFAEPEYGGDYAALVKGYFAEEGLDVTIKSGGPKVNGRQIVASGNADFGFARADAVLQNREEGLPIVSVAAALQSSPQALIFHKDQNIKTFEDLNGRTVFFVPGVPAYEYVRKKYNLTLKEQVTDGTLVRFLADKTSLLHGFATSEPITLKEQGVDAEPFLLSESGYDPYEITIITSESFLKSNPEVVKAYLRAVKKGWAYYFDNAEEVNARIHEDNKELPIDAMNKQAVAYKPYVTGGDAATEGFGVMKEARWEENKKQLLEVGLLKKDVNVNEAFTTEYLPK, via the coding sequence ATGAAAAAAGCTTCAATACCATTCATATTGATGATAATACTGGCGATTGTAGTTGTTGCCGGATGCGGCAATAACAAGAACACGGATAGCAAACCTGAGGCGTCTTCAGAATCTCCAAAAGCTTCTGAAGCAGTGTCTTCCCCTGAGTCGGCTTCCCCAGAAGCTTCCAAAGAGCTTAAGAAAATTACAGTTCAGCTGGGATGGTTCGCTGAGCCGGAGTATGGCGGAGATTACGCTGCTTTAGTTAAAGGCTACTTTGCAGAAGAGGGCTTGGACGTAACGATTAAATCAGGCGGACCGAAGGTAAACGGCAGACAGATCGTAGCTTCTGGAAATGCGGACTTCGGGTTCGCGAGAGCCGATGCCGTATTGCAAAATCGCGAAGAGGGACTTCCAATCGTATCGGTAGCTGCCGCGCTACAAAGCTCCCCGCAGGCACTTATTTTTCATAAGGATCAGAACATCAAAACATTCGAGGATTTGAACGGTCGCACGGTATTTTTCGTTCCGGGAGTGCCGGCATATGAGTACGTGAGGAAGAAATACAACTTAACGTTGAAAGAGCAAGTTACAGACGGTACGCTAGTGCGTTTCTTAGCGGATAAGACATCTCTCCTCCACGGATTCGCGACTTCGGAGCCGATCACATTGAAAGAGCAAGGAGTAGATGCTGAACCGTTCCTGCTGTCCGAGTCCGGTTATGATCCCTATGAAATCACGATCATTACCTCTGAAAGCTTCTTGAAGAGTAATCCGGAAGTCGTTAAAGCTTATTTAAGAGCCGTGAAGAAAGGTTGGGCGTATTACTTCGACAATGCTGAGGAAGTTAACGCAAGAATTCACGAGGATAACAAGGAGCTACCTATTGACGCTATGAATAAACAGGCAGTTGCTTATAAACCGTACGTAACAGGTGGAGATGCAGCTACTGAAGGCTTTGGAGTCATGAAGGAAGCGCGCTGGGAAGAAAACAAGAAACAGCTGCTGGAAGTTGGATTACTGAAAAAAGACGTCAACGTCAACGAAGCATTCACTACCGAGTATTTGCCTAAATAA
- a CDS encoding Spx/MgsR family RNA polymerase-binding regulatory protein, producing MADQLKIYHLPTCSTCKSAIKALKQQGYELELQDIKTSPPTEEELSKLISMSGLPIGKFFNVSGEAYREMGLKDKLPKLTEEEKIKLLASNGMLIKRPIVTDGKSKISIGFRELDFGPVWYNS from the coding sequence GTGGCTGATCAGTTAAAGATTTACCATTTGCCGACTTGCAGTACTTGCAAGAGCGCTATCAAAGCATTAAAACAGCAAGGCTATGAATTGGAGCTACAGGATATTAAGACTAGCCCTCCAACGGAGGAAGAACTATCTAAGCTCATTTCTATGAGTGGCTTGCCCATTGGTAAGTTTTTTAACGTATCCGGTGAAGCTTATCGAGAGATGGGGCTTAAGGACAAGCTTCCCAAGTTGACGGAAGAAGAGAAGATAAAGCTGCTTGCCTCCAATGGGATGCTAATTAAACGTCCTATCGTAACGGATGGCAAAAGTAAAATATCCATTGGTTTCCGGGAACTGGATTTCGGTCCGGTATGGTACAATTCATGA